The following coding sequences lie in one Miscanthus floridulus cultivar M001 chromosome 9, ASM1932011v1, whole genome shotgun sequence genomic window:
- the LOC136483509 gene encoding probable ribose-5-phosphate isomerase 2 has product MGSAAASPPPSGKLTQDELKRVAAHRAVEFVEPGMTLGLGTGSTAAHALDRLGDLLRAGALPGVAGVPTSLKTEAHASAVGIPLLPLDAASGARIALSIDGADEVDPDLNLVKGRGGSLLREKMIEGAGERFVVIVDESKLVPRLGCTGAIPVEVIPFGAPHTLVLIRNLFDGLPGFHARLRTVPKTKGDDGSEQPFVTDNGNYIVEMFFEDGIRGDLRDISDRLLRITGVVEHGMFLGMATTVIVANQDGTVAVMGRKK; this is encoded by the coding sequence ATGGgcagcgccgccgcctcgccaCCGCCGTCGGGGAAGCTGACGCAGGACGAGCTGAAGCGCGTGGCGGCGCACCGCGCGGTGGAGTTCGTGGAGCCCGGCATGACGCTGGGCCTGGGCACGGGGTCCACGGCGGCGCACGCGCTGGACCGCCTGGGCGACCTGCTCCGCGCGGGCGCGCTCCCGGGCGTCGCCGGCGTGCCCACCTCCCTCAAGACGGAGGCCCACGCGTCCGCCGTCGGGATCCCGCTGCTCCCGCTCGACGCCGCCTCGGGCGCCAGgatcgcgctctccatcgacggcGCCGACGAGGTCGACCCGGACCTCAACCTTGTCAAGGGACGCGGCGGGTCCCTGCTCCGCGAGAAGATGATCGAGGGCGCCGGGGAACGATTCGTCGTCATCGTCGACGAGTCCAAGCTCGTGCCCCGCCTCGGATGCACGGGCGCCATCCCCGTCGAGGTCATCCCCTTCGGCGCGCCCCACACGCTGGTCCTCATCCGCAACCTGTTCGACGGCTTGCCCGGATTCCACGCCAGGCTCAGGACCGTCCCCAAAACCAAGGGGGACGACGGCTCGGAGCAGCCCTTCGTCACCGACAACGGCAACTACATCGTCGAGATGTTCTTCGAGGACGGCATCCGCGGCGACCTGCGCGACATCAGCGACCGCCTGCTCCGGATCACTGGCGTCGTCGAGCACGGCATGTTCCTGGGCATGGCCACCACCGTCATCGTCGCCAACCAGGACGGCACCGTCGCAGTCATGGGCAGGAAGAAGTAG